From one Haloferax marinisediminis genomic stretch:
- a CDS encoding archease yields the protein MGFTLREHTADVAVEADGPSLGAVFAAVADGLAAAMCDDIPETGERFSLSVRAESREAALFDYLDQLIYERDVRGVLPVAHEATVRQDGDEWVVDASARGVPFADVDARDVKAVTYSEMRLDSTDDGWESYVVFDV from the coding sequence ATGGGCTTTACACTCCGCGAACACACCGCCGACGTGGCCGTCGAGGCCGACGGCCCGAGTCTCGGAGCAGTCTTCGCCGCCGTCGCCGACGGCCTCGCTGCGGCGATGTGTGACGACATCCCCGAGACAGGAGAACGCTTCTCCCTCTCCGTTCGCGCCGAGAGCAGAGAGGCCGCGTTGTTCGACTACCTCGACCAACTCATCTACGAACGCGACGTTCGGGGCGTCCTCCCCGTCGCTCACGAAGCGACGGTCCGACAGGACGGCGACGAGTGGGTGGTCGATGCCTCGGCACGTGGGGTTCCGTTCGCCGACGTCGATGCGCGCGACGTGAAGGCAGTCACCTACTCCGAGATGCGACTCGACTCGACTGACGACGGGTGGGAGTCGTACGTCGTCTTCGACGTCTGA
- a CDS encoding DoxX family protein yields MSSTVRRAAILSGLVALLTVATGTVSAHVKYVTPGSDPIEVLAFLVTALSNPFNLAVLGVGGLGVTIAGAAYLKLRPFPNDVRVFRRTLKSYEDLLPWLLRLAVGLPLVGAGFSGYFFSPVVEPASPVFVRLFGITVGFLLLFGFGTRLVAAFGLLSYLVGLAVEPALLLAFEYVPGFLAIALVGGGKPSADDVVASMAADDRTVYSRFDPFYRRVALPFVERTNHLEAYVPTILRLGLGITFIYLGVAQKLMEPGDALAVVAKYDLTAVVPVAPELWVVGAGLTELLVGLLLLAGAFTRAASSVSFLLFTTTLFGLPDDPVLAHISLFGLVSALLVTGGGPFSVDEALHTRSQSDTPTTEPPRSAKGD; encoded by the coding sequence ATGTCCTCCACCGTTCGACGCGCGGCCATACTGAGTGGCCTCGTCGCCCTCCTCACCGTCGCGACCGGCACCGTGAGTGCGCACGTCAAGTACGTGACTCCGGGGAGCGACCCCATCGAAGTCCTCGCGTTCCTCGTCACGGCGCTGTCGAACCCGTTCAACCTCGCCGTCCTCGGCGTGGGTGGCCTCGGTGTCACCATCGCCGGCGCGGCCTACCTCAAACTCCGACCGTTCCCGAACGACGTCCGCGTCTTCCGGCGCACGCTCAAATCGTACGAAGACCTCCTTCCGTGGCTGCTTCGCCTCGCGGTCGGTCTCCCACTGGTCGGCGCAGGCTTTTCGGGCTACTTCTTTTCGCCCGTCGTCGAACCCGCGTCGCCAGTCTTCGTCCGCTTGTTCGGCATCACTGTCGGGTTCCTCCTGCTGTTCGGCTTTGGGACGCGACTCGTCGCTGCGTTCGGTCTCCTCTCATATCTCGTCGGCCTCGCCGTGGAACCCGCGCTCCTCCTCGCGTTCGAGTACGTCCCGGGGTTCCTCGCGATCGCACTCGTCGGTGGTGGAAAGCCGAGTGCTGACGACGTGGTCGCCTCCATGGCGGCAGACGACCGGACGGTCTACTCCCGCTTCGACCCGTTCTACCGCCGCGTCGCGCTTCCGTTCGTCGAGCGAACCAATCACCTCGAAGCGTACGTCCCCACGATACTCCGCCTCGGCCTCGGTATCACCTTCATCTACCTCGGTGTGGCACAGAAACTGATGGAACCCGGCGACGCGCTCGCCGTCGTCGCCAAGTACGACCTCACTGCTGTCGTGCCCGTCGCACCCGAGTTGTGGGTCGTCGGCGCGGGACTGACCGAACTGCTCGTTGGGCTGCTCCTCCTCGCCGGCGCGTTCACTCGTGCGGCATCGAGCGTCTCGTTCCTGCTCTTTACGACAACGCTGTTCGGCCTCCCGGACGATCCAGTTCTCGCCCACATCTCACTGTTCGGCCTCGTCTCGGCACTGCTCGTGACCGGCGGTGGACCGTTCTCCGTCGACGAGGCGTTGCACACTCGCAGTCAGAGTGACACCCCGACCACCGAACCACCCCGGTCTGCGAAGGGCGACTGA
- a CDS encoding RtcB family protein gives MTTREFGDIELRRVREHVWEIPQEGEMNAPARILASEALLEQIGQDKTLEQLRNATHLPGITKHAICMPDGHQGYGFPVGGVGATDTTDGCISPGAVGYDINCGVRMMTTNLTYEDLQGHEEELVEALFDAIPSGLGGGGVVTGDAETIDDILERGMQWALDEGYATEDDLAHCEDEGFRDDARPEFVSQKAKDRGRNQIGSLGSGNHFLEVQRVTDIYRDDVAESFGLEADQIVVLIHCGSRGLGHQTCTDYLRRIEKEHTDLLEELPDKELAAAPAGSELAEEYYGAMCAAINFAWVNRQLIMHRTREVFADVFDRDWRDMEMRLLYDVAHNIAKKEVHDVNGDERELYVHRKGATRAFPAGRPELPPAYADVGQPVIIPGSMGAGSYVLRGGEQSLGLTFGSTAHGAGRLMSRTKAKQEYWGETVQEELREQEKIYVKAQSGATVAEEAPGVYKDVDEVVRVSDELGIGDKVARTFPVCNIKG, from the coding sequence ATGACCACACGCGAGTTCGGCGATATCGAACTGCGACGAGTTCGCGAGCACGTCTGGGAGATTCCGCAGGAGGGCGAGATGAACGCCCCCGCGCGAATACTCGCATCCGAGGCGCTGCTCGAACAGATTGGACAGGACAAGACGCTCGAACAGTTGCGGAACGCGACGCACCTGCCGGGCATCACCAAACACGCGATTTGCATGCCCGACGGCCACCAGGGCTACGGCTTCCCCGTCGGCGGCGTCGGCGCGACAGACACCACTGATGGGTGTATCTCGCCGGGAGCCGTCGGCTACGACATCAACTGCGGCGTCCGCATGATGACGACGAACCTCACCTACGAGGACCTTCAGGGACACGAAGAGGAACTCGTGGAGGCGCTCTTCGACGCGATTCCGAGTGGCCTCGGCGGCGGCGGTGTCGTCACGGGCGACGCGGAGACGATAGACGACATCCTCGAACGTGGGATGCAGTGGGCGCTCGACGAAGGCTACGCCACGGAAGACGACCTCGCCCACTGTGAGGACGAAGGCTTCCGCGACGACGCACGTCCAGAGTTCGTCTCGCAAAAAGCCAAAGACCGCGGTCGCAACCAAATCGGCAGCCTCGGCTCCGGAAACCACTTCCTCGAAGTCCAGCGCGTCACCGACATCTACCGCGACGACGTGGCCGAATCGTTCGGCCTCGAAGCCGACCAAATCGTCGTTCTCATTCACTGTGGCTCGCGTGGCCTCGGCCACCAGACCTGTACGGACTACCTCCGTCGCATCGAGAAAGAACACACGGACCTGCTCGAAGAACTGCCGGACAAGGAACTCGCCGCCGCACCCGCCGGGTCCGAACTCGCCGAAGAGTACTACGGCGCGATGTGCGCCGCCATCAACTTCGCGTGGGTGAACCGACAACTCATCATGCACCGCACGCGCGAGGTGTTCGCCGACGTGTTCGACCGCGACTGGCGCGACATGGAGATGCGTCTCCTCTACGACGTAGCGCACAACATCGCCAAGAAAGAGGTCCACGACGTGAACGGCGACGAGCGCGAACTCTACGTCCACCGAAAAGGCGCGACCAGAGCGTTCCCCGCTGGCCGACCCGAACTCCCGCCGGCGTACGCCGACGTGGGGCAACCCGTCATCATCCCTGGGAGTATGGGTGCAGGAAGCTACGTTCTTCGAGGCGGCGAGCAGTCCCTCGGTCTCACGTTCGGGTCGACGGCCCACGGCGCAGGTCGCTTGATGAGTCGGACGAAGGCGAAACAGGAGTACTGGGGCGAGACGGTTCAAGAAGAACTCCGCGAGCAAGAGAAGATATACGTGAAAGCACAGTCGGGTGCGACGGTTGCCGAAGAAGCACCCGGCGTCTACAAAGACGTAGACGAAGTCGTGCGCGTCTCCGACGAGTTAGGCATCGGCGACAAGGTCGCCCGGACGTTCCCCGTCTGCAACATCAAAGGCTGA
- a CDS encoding HAD family hydrolase, with amino-acid sequence MSLPDLSDFDAVVYDLDGTLVNLRVDWNDAAHDAALVLQDAGVDATSMDLWDMLDVADEAGVRDELERELASHERQGAWVSDLLPLADYLPDDGVPSGVCSLNAEDACRVALDVHDLSHHVDAVVGRDTVETRKPDPEPLLTTLDRIDADPDDAVFVGDSARDEVTAERAGVAFRYVGDGPSGV; translated from the coding sequence ATGAGTCTCCCCGACCTCTCTGATTTCGATGCCGTCGTCTACGACTTAGACGGCACGCTCGTCAACCTCCGCGTCGACTGGAACGACGCGGCCCACGACGCGGCGCTCGTCCTCCAAGACGCCGGCGTTGACGCGACTTCGATGGACCTCTGGGACATGCTCGACGTTGCTGACGAGGCGGGTGTCCGCGACGAACTGGAACGCGAACTCGCCTCCCACGAACGACAGGGGGCGTGGGTCTCCGACTTGCTCCCGCTGGCCGACTACCTCCCGGACGACGGCGTTCCCTCGGGCGTCTGCTCGCTCAACGCAGAGGACGCCTGTCGCGTCGCACTCGACGTCCACGACCTCTCGCACCACGTCGATGCCGTCGTCGGCCGCGACACCGTCGAGACACGCAAACCCGACCCCGAACCGTTGCTGACGACGCTCGACCGAATCGACGCCGACCCCGACGACGCCGTCTTCGTCGGCGACTCCGCCCGCGACGAAGTGACGGCCGAACGTGCTGGTGTCGCGTTCCGGTACGTCGGTGACGGGCCATCGGGCGTCTGA
- a CDS encoding acyl-CoA dehydrogenase family protein, which produces MESVGSATGLTDEQRAIQDVVHEFAVEEIRPTAREADETETFPEEVWDGLAELDLTGLTVPEEYGGFGADRTTYAVVNEEVAYGQLAVATALSVHCLATECIAEFASEAQKEKWLPKMAEGRPVGMFALSEPEAGSNPAEMSTVARREGDEYIINGQKQWITNGQRGGVCILFAKTDPDDPNSVTQFLVPEDAGYEVGKKEEKLGLRASDTTGLTFDDVRIPAENRLTEEGRGLSAAFHILTGGRIGIAAQATGLAQSALDDAIAYANEREQFDNPISKIQAIRHKIADMGTKVHASRTMVREAARVADAGEDPRTAASMAKYYASEAAVDVTNEAVQVHGGYGYTTDFDVERYYRDAKITTIYEGTSEIQKEVIARSLLD; this is translated from the coding sequence ATGGAATCAGTAGGGTCTGCTACGGGTCTGACTGACGAGCAACGGGCCATTCAGGACGTGGTCCACGAGTTCGCCGTCGAGGAAATCCGCCCGACTGCGCGTGAGGCCGACGAGACCGAGACGTTCCCCGAGGAGGTCTGGGACGGACTCGCAGAACTCGACTTGACGGGACTGACCGTCCCCGAGGAGTACGGCGGATTCGGTGCCGACCGAACCACCTACGCCGTCGTCAACGAGGAAGTCGCCTACGGGCAACTCGCCGTCGCCACCGCACTCTCTGTTCACTGTCTCGCGACCGAGTGTATCGCGGAGTTCGCTTCCGAAGCCCAGAAAGAAAAGTGGCTTCCGAAGATGGCCGAAGGTCGTCCAGTCGGAATGTTCGCCCTGTCCGAACCCGAAGCGGGGTCGAACCCGGCAGAGATGTCGACCGTCGCTCGCCGTGAGGGTGACGAGTACATCATCAACGGCCAGAAGCAGTGGATCACGAACGGCCAGCGAGGCGGCGTGTGCATCCTCTTCGCGAAGACAGACCCTGACGACCCGAACTCGGTCACGCAGTTCCTCGTCCCCGAAGACGCCGGTTACGAAGTCGGCAAGAAAGAAGAGAAACTCGGCCTCCGTGCCTCCGACACGACGGGGCTCACCTTCGACGACGTGCGTATCCCGGCCGAGAACCGCCTCACCGAGGAAGGTCGTGGTCTCTCTGCGGCGTTCCACATCCTGACCGGTGGCCGTATCGGTATCGCCGCGCAGGCGACCGGACTCGCACAGTCCGCCCTCGACGACGCCATCGCCTACGCGAACGAACGCGAACAGTTCGACAACCCCATCTCGAAGATTCAGGCGATTCGCCACAAGATTGCGGACATGGGGACGAAGGTCCACGCCTCGCGCACGATGGTCCGCGAAGCGGCACGCGTCGCCGACGCCGGCGAAGACCCACGAACCGCCGCGTCGATGGCGAAGTACTACGCGAGTGAGGCCGCAGTCGACGTGACTAACGAGGCCGTGCAGGTCCACGGTGGCTACGGCTACACGACCGACTTCGACGTGGAACGCTACTACCGCGATGCGAAGATTACGACCATCTACGAGGGGACGAGCGAGATTCAGAAGGAAGTCATCGCGCGGTCGCTGCTCGACTGA
- a CDS encoding alanyl-tRNA editing protein, producing MSSALASDNPTVRAFEATVTDIDGRSVVLDETYFYAEGGGQPSDRGVLGGTEVEHVRTTDEGVVHELAADPDFSVGDEVTGVVDDDFRTYCMRAHTASHVLYGAARHIFDDLGYGGFGISDEKVRVDFETSTEVDDDALAELERLVNRAVWDSRDVSWEEIPVEEARDREEVAFNVKTEEGVFADADEVRIVTIEGWDWAACGGTHVSNTTEIGPVELLGRSNPGEGLTRVEFAVGPSAIDHRAEVQKSAYDAASVLGTSLEDLGSAAADAVDARDELESQLFELKSEILGARLADFETVERDGVTWKLGSVSGFEANEVGEAAKEARGDADVIVAVGESNAPFLVVASAGDVAAGDVVSKVTDEFGGGGGGSPTFAQGGGLGASAEDVLTFLQN from the coding sequence ATGTCATCCGCTCTCGCATCCGACAACCCCACAGTCCGTGCATTCGAGGCGACAGTCACCGATATCGACGGCCGCTCGGTCGTCCTCGACGAGACGTACTTCTACGCCGAAGGCGGTGGCCAACCGTCTGACCGCGGTGTTCTCGGCGGCACCGAGGTCGAACACGTCCGCACGACCGACGAGGGCGTCGTCCACGAACTCGCTGCCGACCCTGACTTCTCGGTCGGTGACGAGGTGACGGGCGTCGTCGACGACGACTTCCGAACCTACTGTATGCGGGCGCACACCGCGAGTCACGTACTCTACGGTGCGGCGCGACACATCTTCGACGACCTCGGCTACGGCGGGTTCGGAATCTCCGACGAGAAGGTTCGGGTGGACTTCGAGACGTCGACCGAAGTCGACGACGACGCACTCGCCGAGTTAGAGCGACTCGTCAACCGAGCAGTCTGGGACTCGCGAGACGTGTCGTGGGAAGAGATTCCGGTCGAAGAAGCCCGTGACCGCGAGGAAGTCGCGTTCAACGTCAAGACCGAAGAGGGCGTGTTCGCCGACGCCGACGAGGTACGAATCGTCACCATCGAGGGATGGGACTGGGCGGCCTGCGGCGGCACGCACGTCTCGAACACCACCGAAATCGGGCCGGTCGAACTGCTCGGCCGGTCGAACCCCGGTGAGGGACTCACCCGTGTCGAGTTCGCAGTCGGCCCGTCGGCAATCGACCACCGCGCCGAGGTACAGAAGTCCGCGTACGATGCCGCGAGCGTCCTCGGAACGAGCCTCGAAGACCTCGGGTCGGCGGCAGCAGACGCCGTCGACGCACGCGACGAACTCGAATCCCAACTCTTCGAGTTGAAGTCGGAGATTCTGGGCGCTCGACTCGCCGACTTCGAGACGGTCGAACGAGACGGTGTGACGTGGAAACTCGGGTCAGTCTCGGGATTCGAGGCCAACGAAGTTGGCGAGGCAGCGAAGGAGGCGCGCGGCGATGCAGACGTCATCGTCGCTGTCGGCGAATCCAACGCGCCGTTCCTCGTCGTCGCGAGCGCAGGTGACGTCGCCGCCGGCGACGTCGTCTCCAAAGTGACCGACGAGTTCGGCGGTGGTGGCGGCGGAAGTCCGACCTTCGCACAGGGTGGCGGTCTGGGTGCCTCCGCCGAGGACGTGCTGACGTTCCTCCAGAACTGA
- a CDS encoding helix-turn-helix domain-containing protein gives MAKYSTNRGGGDSGGDSCELCGRATTKLRRANVAGANLLVCSDCAPHGENRHTDRKREQSQTTRDDSERSRRKRAAQRTAKMYDSAKGSAKHWEKEGTNYEKDRLPYLVSGYGDTVESARQDAGLQLEELAAELDLEEKQLLAIEQGRATRANIGGSVIRALEERLDVTLVDE, from the coding sequence ATGGCCAAGTACTCGACCAACCGGGGCGGCGGTGACTCCGGTGGCGACAGTTGCGAACTCTGTGGACGGGCGACGACGAAACTCCGCCGAGCGAACGTGGCCGGAGCCAACCTGTTGGTCTGTTCCGACTGCGCGCCCCACGGCGAGAACCGCCACACTGACCGCAAACGCGAGCAGTCGCAGACGACTCGCGACGACTCCGAGCGCAGTCGCCGCAAGCGCGCCGCCCAGCGGACGGCGAAGATGTACGACAGCGCCAAGGGGAGCGCGAAGCACTGGGAGAAAGAAGGGACGAACTACGAGAAAGACCGCCTCCCGTACCTCGTCTCCGGATACGGCGACACAGTCGAATCTGCCCGGCAGGACGCCGGTCTGCAACTCGAAGAACTCGCGGCCGAACTCGACCTCGAAGAGAAACAGCTCCTCGCCATCGAGCAAGGTCGGGCGACCCGCGCGAACATCGGTGGGTCGGTCATTCGCGCACTCGAAGAGCGCCTCGATGTGACTCTCGTGGACGAGTAG
- a CDS encoding DUF420 domain-containing protein, translating into MEFRARDHVRGLTAILSVLSLALVFGAVLGAIPRAAIPQASDGVLNAIPHVNAAIGTVAIVTILSGVRFVRRGEVEKHQRMMLTSFALFATFLVLYLYKVVVQGTTPFPGPQTVYQFVYLPTLAIHILLAIVCVPIVYYVLLLALTRPISEVFGTKHARFGRLAASLWLISFVLGNVVYFLLYVVY; encoded by the coding sequence ATGGAGTTTCGAGCACGCGACCACGTCCGTGGACTCACGGCCATCCTCTCAGTACTCTCGCTCGCGCTCGTTTTCGGGGCGGTGCTCGGTGCGATTCCGCGCGCGGCCATCCCGCAAGCATCTGACGGTGTCCTGAACGCGATTCCGCACGTGAATGCCGCCATCGGAACCGTCGCAATCGTGACGATTCTCTCCGGCGTCCGGTTCGTCCGACGTGGAGAGGTCGAGAAGCACCAGCGAATGATGCTCACCTCGTTCGCCCTCTTTGCGACGTTTCTCGTCCTCTATCTCTACAAAGTCGTCGTACAGGGGACGACGCCGTTCCCGGGGCCACAGACGGTCTACCAGTTCGTCTACCTCCCGACGCTGGCGATTCACATCCTGCTCGCCATCGTCTGTGTTCCCATCGTCTACTACGTCTTACTGCTGGCGCTGACCCGGCCCATCTCCGAGGTGTTTGGGACGAAACACGCCCGATTCGGTCGTCTCGCAGCGTCGCTGTGGCTCATCTCGTTCGTCCTCGGAAACGTCGTCTACTTCCTGCTCTACGTCGTCTACTGA
- the purF gene encoding amidophosphoribosyltransferase: MANGRDDSHHISGPTEKCGVVGVALGGRDAARPLYYSLYALQHRGQESAGIVTHDGFQQHSHVQMGLVGDAFSAEDLDGLNGQAGIGHVRYPTAGDVSKSCAQPFAVSFKSGSLGLAHNGNLVNADELRDELENYGHAFTSTGDTEVIAHDLARNLLEEDLVRAVKRTMERIHGSYALTIMHDETVLGVRDPEGNRPLCIGKVDDGYVIASESAAIDTLDGELVRDVRPGELVVLEPDGSGFDSYQLVERKNTAHCFFEHIYFARPDSVMNDSLVYEVRRGLGRKLWEEAGVDTDVVMPVPDSGRAFASGYAEAAQEDDATVEFAEGLMKNRYVGRTFIMPTQDERERAVRLKLNPIKSTVEGKSVTLIDDSIVRGTTSNQLVQLLREAGAEEVHMRIGAPPIVAPCYMGINMATREELIASDKSVEEVCDTIGADSLSYLSIDSVAEVLEKSRSDLCLGCVTGEYPYDIDGEETDRDISRPIVGADAPASD, translated from the coding sequence ATGGCAAATGGGCGGGACGACTCCCACCACATCAGCGGACCAACCGAGAAGTGCGGTGTCGTCGGCGTCGCACTCGGCGGCCGAGACGCTGCACGACCCCTGTACTACTCACTGTACGCCCTCCAACACCGAGGGCAAGAGTCCGCAGGCATCGTCACCCACGACGGGTTCCAACAACACAGCCACGTCCAGATGGGCCTCGTCGGAGACGCCTTCAGCGCGGAGGACCTCGACGGCCTGAACGGACAAGCAGGCATCGGACACGTTCGATACCCCACTGCAGGCGACGTGTCGAAGTCCTGTGCACAACCGTTCGCCGTCTCGTTCAAGTCGGGCTCACTCGGCCTCGCGCACAACGGGAACCTCGTGAACGCCGACGAACTCCGCGACGAACTGGAGAACTACGGGCACGCGTTCACCTCGACGGGCGACACGGAAGTCATCGCCCACGACCTTGCCCGGAACCTCCTCGAAGAGGACCTCGTCCGTGCGGTCAAGCGGACGATGGAGCGAATCCACGGGTCGTACGCGCTGACCATCATGCACGACGAGACGGTGCTGGGCGTTCGCGACCCAGAGGGTAACCGTCCGCTCTGTATCGGGAAAGTCGACGACGGCTACGTCATCGCCTCCGAGTCCGCCGCAATCGACACGCTCGACGGTGAACTCGTCCGCGACGTCCGACCGGGCGAACTCGTCGTTCTCGAACCCGACGGCTCTGGATTCGACTCGTACCAACTCGTCGAACGCAAGAACACGGCCCACTGCTTCTTCGAACACATCTACTTCGCCCGACCAGACTCCGTGATGAACGACTCGCTCGTCTACGAGGTGCGTCGTGGTCTCGGGCGCAAACTCTGGGAAGAGGCCGGTGTCGACACCGACGTCGTCATGCCGGTTCCCGACTCGGGACGCGCGTTCGCCTCCGGGTACGCCGAAGCGGCCCAAGAGGACGATGCGACCGTGGAATTCGCGGAGGGTCTGATGAAGAACCGCTACGTCGGCCGGACGTTCATCATGCCGACGCAGGACGAACGCGAGCGCGCTGTCCGCCTGAAACTCAACCCGATAAAGAGCACTGTCGAAGGGAAGTCCGTCACACTGATCGACGACAGTATCGTTCGCGGGACCACCTCCAACCAACTCGTCCAACTCCTCCGTGAGGCCGGTGCCGAAGAGGTCCACATGCGCATCGGTGCGCCACCAATCGTGGCTCCCTGTTATATGGGCATCAACATGGCAACACGGGAGGAACTCATCGCCTCGGACAAGTCCGTCGAAGAAGTCTGCGACACCATCGGGGCAGATAGCCTCTCGTACCTCTCTATCGATTCTGTCGCAGAAGTCCTCGAAAAGTCGCGGTCCGACCTGTGTCTCGGTTGTGTGACCGGCGAGTACCCCTACGATATCGACGGCGAGGAGACCGACCGCGACATCAGTCGGCCAATCGTCGGCGCAGACGCTCCCGCCAGCGACTGA
- a CDS encoding 50S ribosomal protein L37e, with the protein MTGAGTPSQGKKNKTTHVKCRRCGEKSYHVKKKVCSSCGFGKSKKRRSYAWQSKAGDK; encoded by the coding sequence ATGACGGGTGCAGGAACCCCTAGCCAAGGAAAGAAGAACAAGACGACGCACGTGAAGTGCCGTCGCTGCGGCGAGAAGTCCTACCACGTGAAGAAGAAGGTCTGCTCGTCTTGCGGCTTCGGTAAGTCGAAGAAGCGTCGCAGCTACGCCTGGCAGTCGAAAGCCGGCGATAAATAA
- a CDS encoding LSM domain-containing protein: MSGRPLDVLEASLDEPVTVLLKDGNAYYGVLAGYDQHMNVVLEEALDEDTVPGDIELEQVQDTTIIRGDNVVTIKA; this comes from the coding sequence ATGAGCGGTCGACCTCTCGACGTCCTCGAAGCGTCACTCGACGAACCGGTGACGGTTCTCCTCAAGGACGGCAACGCATACTACGGCGTCCTCGCTGGCTACGACCAGCACATGAACGTCGTTCTCGAAGAAGCGCTGGACGAAGACACTGTGCCCGGGGATATCGAACTCGAGCAAGTCCAAGACACAACCATTATACGCGGCGATAACGTCGTCACCATCAAAGCATGA